In Vitis riparia cultivar Riparia Gloire de Montpellier isolate 1030 chromosome 19, EGFV_Vit.rip_1.0, whole genome shotgun sequence, the following proteins share a genomic window:
- the LOC117909653 gene encoding ubiquitin-conjugating enzyme E2-17 kDa, with translation MASKRINKELKDLQKDPPTSCSAGPVGDDMFHWQATIMGPSDSPFAGGVFLVSIHFPPDYPFKPPKVSFRTKVFHPNINSNGSICLDILKEQWSPALTISKVLLSICSLLTDPNPDDPLVPEIAHMYKTDRAKYETTARSWTQKYAMG, from the exons ATGGCTTCAAAGCGAATTAACAAGGAGTTGAAGGACCTGCAGAAGGACCCTCCCACTTCTTGCAGTGCTG GCCCTGTTGGTGATGACATGTTCCACTGGCAAGCAACTATTATGGGTCCAAGTGACAGCCCTTTCGCTGGAGGTGTGTTTCTGGTGTCCATCCACTTCCCACCGGATTACCCATTCAAGCCACCCAAG GTTTCCTTCAGAACAAAGGTGTTCCACCCCAACATTAACAGCAATGGTAGCATCTGCCTTGATATCCTGAAAGAGCAGTGGAGCCCTGCCCTCACAATATCCAAG GTGCTGCTCTCTATATGCTCGCTGCTGACGGATCCAAACCCGGATGATCCCTTGGTGCCAGAAATTGCCCACATGTACAAGACGGACAGAGCCAAATATGAGACTACTGCGCGCTCCTGGACCCAGAAATATGCCATGGGATGA
- the LOC117909508 gene encoding probable calcium-binding protein CML21 isoform X2 has translation MGGVVGKGDSPRKAWVPETKLEAKMVEAMQRRASEGSAMKSFNSIILKFPKIDESLRNCKAIFQQFDEDSNGAIDHEELKRCFLKLEISFSEEEINDLFEACDINEDMGMKFNEFIVLLCLVYLLKEDPAALQAKSRMGMPNLEATFETLVDAFVFLDKNKDGYVSKSEMVHAINETTAGERSSGRIAMKRFEEMDWDKNGMVNFKEFLFAFTRWVGIDDIEDEEEEGEEKV, from the exons ATGGGAGGCGTGGTGGGAAAAGGCGATTCACCTAGAAAAGCCTGGGTACCAGAAACAAAGCTTGAGGCCAAAATGGTTGAAGCTATGCAGCGGAGGGCATCTGAAGGAAGCGCCATGAAATCGTTCAACAGTATAATCTTGAAGTTCCCAAAAATTGATGAGAGTTTAAGGAACTGCAAAGCTATTTTTCAGCAATTTG ATGAGGATTCAAATGGTGCAATAGATCATGAAGAACTGAAAAGATGTTTCCTTAAACTGGAGATTTCTTTTTCAGAGGAGGAAATCAACGATCTTTTTGAGGCATGTGATATCAATGAGGATATGGGAATGAAGTTCAATGAGTTCATTGTACTTCTCTGCCTTGTCTATCTTCTCAAGGAGGATCCTGCTGCCCTTCAGGCC AAATCACGGATGGGGATGCCAAATCTGGAGGCAACCTTTGAAACACTGGTTGATGCATTTGTGTTCCTGGACAAGAATAAGGATGGCTATGTGAGCAAGAGCGAGATGGTGCATGCAATAAATGAAACAACTGCAGGGGAGCGTTCTTCTGGAAGAATAGCCATGAAAAGATTCG AGGAGATGGATTGGGATAAAAATGGAATGGTGAACTTCAAGGagtttctttttgcttttaCCCGTTGGGTTGGGATCGACGATATtgaggatgaagaagaagagggtgaagagaaagtttga
- the LOC117909508 gene encoding probable calcium-binding protein CML21 isoform X1, with the protein MGGVVGKGDSPRKAWVPETKLEAKMVEAMQRRASEGSAMKSFNSIILKFPKIDESLRNCKAIFQQFDEDSNGAIDHEELKRCFLKLEISFSEEEINDLFEACDINEDMGMKFNEFIVLLCLVYLLKEDPAALQAVSKKSRMGMPNLEATFETLVDAFVFLDKNKDGYVSKSEMVHAINETTAGERSSGRIAMKRFEEMDWDKNGMVNFKEFLFAFTRWVGIDDIEDEEEEGEEKV; encoded by the exons ATGGGAGGCGTGGTGGGAAAAGGCGATTCACCTAGAAAAGCCTGGGTACCAGAAACAAAGCTTGAGGCCAAAATGGTTGAAGCTATGCAGCGGAGGGCATCTGAAGGAAGCGCCATGAAATCGTTCAACAGTATAATCTTGAAGTTCCCAAAAATTGATGAGAGTTTAAGGAACTGCAAAGCTATTTTTCAGCAATTTG ATGAGGATTCAAATGGTGCAATAGATCATGAAGAACTGAAAAGATGTTTCCTTAAACTGGAGATTTCTTTTTCAGAGGAGGAAATCAACGATCTTTTTGAGGCATGTGATATCAATGAGGATATGGGAATGAAGTTCAATGAGTTCATTGTACTTCTCTGCCTTGTCTATCTTCTCAAGGAGGATCCTGCTGCCCTTCAGGCCGTATCCAAA AAATCACGGATGGGGATGCCAAATCTGGAGGCAACCTTTGAAACACTGGTTGATGCATTTGTGTTCCTGGACAAGAATAAGGATGGCTATGTGAGCAAGAGCGAGATGGTGCATGCAATAAATGAAACAACTGCAGGGGAGCGTTCTTCTGGAAGAATAGCCATGAAAAGATTCG AGGAGATGGATTGGGATAAAAATGGAATGGTGAACTTCAAGGagtttctttttgcttttaCCCGTTGGGTTGGGATCGACGATATtgaggatgaagaagaagagggtgaagagaaagtttga